From the Brachyspira intermedia PWS/A genome, the window TAAGTGATATTAATTCTGTTTTATCATAATTTTCATCATATACTACACCATATCCCATACAGCCTAAGCCTATTGCAGAAACTTCTAAATCTCCAAGCATTCTTTTTTTCATTTTATATTCTCCTAAAGTTTTATTAATAAATTCGTTTAAATTGCATAATAATTAAATAATCTTTAATACCAATCATGTTTTTCATTGCGGTTCAATTCTGATATTCTTTGCATATCATCATCGCTCAATTCAAAATCGTATATTTCTGTATTTTCTATTATATGTGATCTGTTGCTTGATCCCGGTATTACAATTACTCCTCTTTGTAAATTCCATCTTAATATGATTTGAGCAACTGATTTATTATGTTTTTTTGCTATATCTTTTAATACTTTATCATTTAGAAGTTCTTTTTGATGTCCTCTTCCTCCCAATGGATACCAGCCTTGCACAGCTATTCCCAAACTTTGAATATATTCTATTACTTCAGTATCTTGATAGTAGGGGTGTATTTCATTTTGTACTAAAGCAGGAATTATATTTATCTTTGGAAGAAAATCTTTTAATTCCTTTATGTACCAATTAGAAAGACCTACAGAACGAATTTTTCCTTCTTTTATAGCTTTCTCTATAGCCTTATATGCTTCAACATCATTATTTCCCGGGTGATGAAGAAGCATCATATCAATATATTCTACATTTAACTTCTTTAATGCATCATTGATAGCCTTCTCTGCATCATTATACTGATTAGGATATAATTTTGTAATGATAAAAATATCTTTTCTGTTAATTTTAGAATCTCTTACAGCCTTTCCAACTTCTTCTTCATTATTGTATATGTATGCTGTGTCTATCAATCTTACTCCGTTTTGTAAAGCATAAAGAATAGAATTATAGCAAACATCATTTAATAAACTATAAGTACCGATTCCATTTAAAGGTATTTCATATCCGCTATTAAGTTTGACAGTTTTTGTATTGAAATTGAAATTGCCTTTCATATTATTTGCCTCTGCTTTATTATTAAAAATTAGTACTGTTATAAAAATCAATAAAAAGCTTATAAAAATATTTTTCATAATTTTCCTTTTATAAATCAAAACCTATTTTTGTATTATTAAAACAATGCAGTAGTTTTCAAAGATAAAATAATACTAAAAAAATTATATTTTCCAATTTTTGCTGTTCTTTTTACGGTAGGAAAAAGAACAATAAAAAAAATTGACAAACTTAAAAATGTTCAATATAGACCTAAACAAATATAATTTCTCAATATATGTTATCAACTTTTTTGCCGCACAAAAAAGTTGCAAAAAACGCACAAACTACAGTTTAATATTTTAAGAATACGTATTAAATATGGTGTAATACCATAATTTTAGGTTACACCTTAAAAGTGGACTTCGTCAAATGCAGTCTTTCGCAAAGCGTATCCGAGCTTGTCGAGGATATAGGTTCTCGCCTGCCGTAGGCACACTTCGTGAGGCGTACTTAGTATGTGGCAATACCACAGGCACTTCCTTCGGTCGCAAAAGAAGTAGGGGCTTGCGTAAGCACGCAGAGCGGTGGGACTAGTCCCCGCAAATAATCTAAATTTAAAATTGCATTTTTAACTTATTATATTTTATAATTACATAAATATTTTACCGTTTCAATATCAGTATGAGATAAGAATAAACTTTGTTTAGTATCAAGTTTAGAAATTTCTTTCATATCATTATCATCTAATTCAAAATCAAATACATTGAAATTTTCTATTATTCTTTCTTTATGTACGCTCTTTGGTATAACAACAACATTTCTTTTTATAAGCCAATTTAATATAACTTGTGCAACTGTTTTATTATACTTTTTTGCTATAGACTTAAGTACTTCATTAGTAAACATATTATTTCTGCCTTCAGCAAATGGGCCCCAAGATTCTATTTGAATATTGTATTCTTTCATAAGTTTATTATCTTCTTCTCTTTGGAAAAATGGATGTGTTTCGATTTGATTTACCATAGGAGTTATTTTATTATGCATAACAAAATCTAATAATCTGTCAGGATAAAAATTGCATACGCCTATAGCTTTAATTTTTCCTTCATTATATAAATCTTCCATAGCTCTCCAAGAACCATAATAATCACCAAAAGGCTGATGTATTAAATATAGATCCAAATAATCTAAACCTAACTTATTCATAGAAACTTCAAAAGCCTTTTTAGCATTATCATATCCAGCATAGCTTATCCATAATTTAGTAGTGATGAATAATTCTTTTCTGTCAACTCCGCTTTCTTTTATAGCATCGCCTACAGCTTTTTCATTATTGTATGCAGAAGCTGTATCTATTAATCTGTATCCTGTTTCAATGGCATTTAGTACTGATTTTTTACATTCTTCATAATCTGGTATTTGAAACACTCCGAAGCCTAATATTGGCATTTCAAGTTCGTTATTTAATTTTACTTTTTTCATGTGATAACTCCTATTGTTGCTATCAATAAACTCGCTTAAGACTAGCTAATAACTAAAGTTATTAGCTGCTCGTTTATTTCTGTTGTTGCTATCAATAAACTCGCTTAAGACTAGCTAATAACTAAAGTTATTAGCTGCTCGTTTATTTCTGTTGTTGCTATCAATAAACTCGCTTATTCAATTTATCAAGTTTATTATCAATTATTTTTAAATTATAGCATTAGAGTTTACTCCAATGTCAATAGTCTTTTTATAATTTTTTAATTATTAACACTAAAAGTTATTTGTACGCTTCCTCTGCCAAGTGTATCTTTAAGTCCTGATGCATTCTCTATATATCCTATTTTTGTATAGCTATATGATGTAGAAAAGTTTTCATAAAAAAGAACTAAACAATTACTGCCGTATAGCATAAAGTCACCTGTTTTTATGCTTCCTACTCTTGATGATTGTGTTGTAAGGTTTTTACTCAAATTATGATATTTTTCATTAGCATTCAAATCATTCATAGTGATTGTTAGAGGCATCATAGCTAAAAAATCTTTTGCTGTTTGATTATCATATAATATTAATTTGTATTCTTTATTATTGATTTTTAAATTGATTGAAGTATTTAAAGTGTTCATAGTAGTTGTATTATCTCCATATACTGAGTTGCATGCTGTCATTATAAAAAGAAAAAAGTTAATAATATTTTCATTTTTTATCCTTTATTAATTAATTATTTTTTAGATAGTCTTTTTTCACATTCTCTCATCTTCGTATCATAGTTCTGTATTTTAAAATCTAATTTTTCTAATGTTTCTTTAAGTTCATTTATTCTATTTACTATTGTTTCTCTTTGATCTATTAGTAATTGCTTTCTTGCTTCTAAAGTGGCATCTCCTTTATTGTATAGCTTTATATATTCTATCAATGATTCTATACCCATTCCGGCACTTCTCATATATTTATCAAACTCTATCCATACTAAATCATGATCAGTATAATTTCTTATTCCGCTTTCGCTTCTTTCTACTTCAGGTATTATGCCTATCCTTTCATAATATCTCAATGTATCAGTAGATAATTCCATTTTTTTGCTGACTTCTGCTATAGTCATTATTATTACCTCCTTTTTTGTATGATTATAGCATTGGAGTGCACTCCAATGTCAATATTATTTTATATTATTTAGTTTAATTTATTATATAATTATATCAAATACTTATATATTATAATTATGTATGCTTAAAAGGTATGATATATTAGATTTTATTATTTGTTCTATTGATTTATTAAACGAGTATATTATAGTTGACTTTATAATATAATTTTGTATAATGAAAAATAATGAAATTATGATTTTTGTTTTAGGAAGTTTATGTCAGATTTAAGTTTTAGAGTATTGGATTGGGATTTCTTTGCACCAAATATGGATAAGAGTTTTATATTAGAGAATATAAATAATGATATAAAAATTACTTACGGCGATTCTAATCCGGATTTAGACTTTATACCTAGAGCACAAAAAAGAAGATTAAGCCAAATAACTAAATTTTCTTTTGAATCCATTAAAAATATTCTAAAAGAAAATGAACAAATACCAATTTTTTTCGTATCTAAATATGGTGAAATAAAACAGCAGTATAACATGTCTAAAAAGATAGTTACAGAACATGAAGTTTCTCCTGCTCTTTTTAGTTTTTCTGTTTTTAATACAGCAGTGGCACAGCTTACTATATTTTATCAAAATCATGAAAGAGCTATTGCTATTACATGCTACAATAATTTTATAGATACAGCACTTATTCAGGCTATGGCTTTTTTAAAAACTTCTGAAAGTGATAAAGCACTTATATTAATAGCTGATGAAAAGTTACCTGAAAGTTATGAGGAAATATCAAAAGACGGTAATTATTCATTTGCATTTTCTTGTCTTATTTCTAAAAAAGACCCAAATATTGATATTGATGTTATTAACAGAGAGTTTGATAAAGATGAAAATTCTATTATAGATTTTATAAAATTTATATCAACAGATACTGCCGATTTAGAATTAGGAAAAATTAAATTAATAAAAAATAATATATTTTATTGATAGATTTATGTAAAATTATAATAAGGAGAATTGTATATGAGTATTGAAGATCAAATAAAGCAAATTGTAATAGAGTCAGCAAATTTAGAAGGTGTATCTATAGAAGATATAGACACAGATGCTCCTTTATTTGGAGATGAATTAGGACTTGATTCTATAGATGCATTAGAGATAGGTGTTGCAATAAGGAAAAATTTAATATAACTTTTTCTGATGTAGAAGAAAACAATAAACAGTATTTTTATTCTGTTGCAACATTAGCAAAATATATAAGAGAAAATTCAGATAATAAATAAAAAATATTATGAGAAAATTAAGCAATACAAATTTTTATTCATTAAAAGATTCAGAAGATATTTTTCTTATTCATAAAGAGAATAAGAATTTTATAAAATATAAAGAGTTCATTTCTGATATAGTTAAAAGTTTAGAATATATTTCTAAATATAAAGAAGATACTATTACAGTATTCATTGAAGATGCATATAGATTTATTGCTGTTATTACTGCAGGTTTCATTCTTAAAAAAAATGTGAATGTGTTGAATAATAATAGCCCTAAATATGTTGAAAGCATAATAGATAATACTATGGTTTATATATCTGACACAGAAAATTCTGCTTTGAATTTAGATGAAGTGTTTGAAAGTAAATGTAATGATAAATGGTTTGATTTACTTAAAGAAACTATAATAGATGAAAATGTATATGTGAATTTTTATACTTCAGGATCAACAGGATATCCTAAACTTATAGAAAAAACTTTAAAGCAGTTTGAAGCTGAGGCTACTAAAATAGTTAACCAATTTACTGATAATATTAAAGATTCTTTATTTTTGTATACAGTACCTCATTATCATAGTTATGGATTTGTTTTTGCTGTATTAGTTCCTTTTATGCTTGAGTCTAAATGTATAAATAATAGAATTAATTATTTAGAAACTGTTAATAATTTTGCAGATTATGAAAAAATTACTATAGTTACTACACCTGCATTTTTAAAGAGAATAGATAAATCTTCTTTAAAAATAAAATCTAAATGGTATTTATTCTCATCTACAGGAATGCTTGAAGAAAAAGTTAATGACCTTTGTAAAGAGATATTTGGTACTGACGTTACAGAAATTTACGGAAGTACTGAAGCTGGTGCTATGGCTTATAGAAGAAGAAGCGAAAATCAATTATGGACTAGACTAAGTGTCGTAAAACTTAAAGTTGATGAAAATGGAAGTATAGAGTGCTGTTCAGGTTATACAGGTGAGAATGTTTGGATACATGTCGGCGATGTTGTTAACATGAAGAATGGAGATGAGTTTGAACTTTTAGGCAGAGAAGATTCTATAGTAAAAATTGAAGGTAAAAGAATAAGCGTACAGCAGATAGACAGACAAATATTGATGGATAAGCGTTTTAAAGATAGCTATACTATATATTGTAAATCTGATAAGAGAGAATATATTGCTTCTTTTATAGTAATGAATAATAAAGATAGAAATTCTGAAGATATGAAAAAATATGTTATTGATTATTTAAAAGGCTATTTTGAAACAGTTGTGTTGCCTAAAAAAATATATTTTGTTGACTCTATACCTAGAAGCGAAATCGGTAAAATAGACAGAAAAGCACTTGATGCCATAATGGAAGGAAATTAAATTGTCTAGTATAGATTATACTATAGAAGAACATACTCCTGATATGTTTAAAGCCAAAATATTTATAAGTGATAATTTATTTTATTTTGACGGACATTTTGAAAAATTTAAGCTTCTTCCTGCTATAGCTCAGATAAAAATTATTACTGATATATCTAAAAATGTTTTTCATAAAGAGTTAGTAGTAAATAAATTATTAAAATTAAAATTTATTGATATGATTCTTCCAAATACAAATATTTTTATAGAATGTCATTTATCTGATAATATTATTTCATTTAAGATATATGATGATAATAAAAAATATTCAGACGGTAAAGTATATTTTTCTTAAAGGTTTTTTGTTATGGCTCATTGGACGGAAGAAAAAGAAATAGGAAAGAGATGGAAAGCATTATTCTCTGTTTTTGTTTATAAAATTTTGGGAAGAACTTTTATAATACTTTATCTTATTCCTATAAGCATAGTTTATTTCTTTTATTCTAAAACTAGAATGCAGGCTTCCAGAGAATATTTAAAAAAGATGTCTAAATATAATAAAAAAATTAAATCTAATTTTATTTGTTCTTATAAGCATTTACTTTCATTTGTTGTTTCTATTTCAGAAAAATTTTCAGCTTGGAATGGTGATATACCTATGACAGATTTAGTTGTAAAAACTAAAGATAGTTATAATGAAGTTATTGATTTACTTAATAAAAAAAATGGTATGATAATATTATTTTCTCATATAGGAAATATTGAGCTTCTAAAAGGATTAGCTGCTATTAATGAAGGCAATCCCATTAAAGATTATAAGATAAATATAATAATAGACCCTAAAGTAAATAAAAATGTTAATATAGTGCTTGAAGAGGGTAAAAATAATTCTTATATAGATTTTATAGATGCTTCTAATATAGGACCTCATACCATAATAAGTATTGAAGATAAATTGAATAATGGTGAGATAGTAGCAATAGCAGGAGATAGAACTACAAATAAAACTGATAAAGTAAATTATATAAATTTTTTAGGCGAAGAAGCACCTTTTCCATGCGGGGCTTTTTTGATACCTATTTTGCTTAGATACCCTGTTTATTATTTCTTTGCATTGAGAGAAAACGATAAAATACTTGCAAAGAAATATAACTTTTATATATATCCTTCAAAAATAAAATTAAATGATGAAGAATTGAAAAACAGAAAAAAGAAAAATGAAGTTATATTAGAATTAACCAAAGAATTTGCTTCCATTATAGAAGAAAAAGCTATAGAATATCCTTATCAATGGTATAATTTCCATGATTTTTGGTATAAAGGAGATTAATTTATGGCAGCTAAAAAGTGTTATTTAGAAAATGATTATTATATAAAGCCTTCTTTTTATGATTTGGATCCTATGGGAGTTGTTTGGCATGGTAATTATATCAAATTTATGGAGCAGGCCAGAGAGGCTATGCTTGAAATTATAGATTATAACTATGATATTATGACTGCTAAGGGCGTTATGTGGCCTATAGTAAAATTAGAAATTAAATATATAAACTCTATAAAATTAAATCAGAAGGTTAGAATACATACAGCAATCACTGAATATTTAAATGGCATGAGAGTAGAATATACTTTTTATGATGAGAATAATAAAATCATATCAAAATCAAGCACATTGCAAATGCCTATTGACAGTGAAACTAGAAAAGGTTTTTTGAATAGTCCTAAAGATTTTATAGAGAGAATAGAAAGAATTAATAATTAAGTATAAAGTTTTTTTACAATTTGTATTTTTATTGTATTATATACTGATAAAAGGAAATTACTATTATTTATTACTAATTTTACATTTGCACTTTTTGGTTCTTTTTGCGGCGGGAAAAAGAACAATATGAAAATTGACAAACTATAGTTGTTTGCGTATATACTATACTATATAAATAATATTAGGAAATGTAAAATGAGAAAAATTTTTATAATATTTATGGCAATGGCTTCTATTTTATTATGCCAAGTTAAAGATGAATATAAAAATGCAAAACTATTGAAAGGAAGCTATACTCAAATAGTAAGTCAGAAAGGAAGAAGTTTTGAATCTTCAGGGGATTTTATTGTAGTTAGCGGTTATGGTATATGCTGGTTTACTAAAAGTCCTAAAGAGTCTATAACTGTAATGGGTGAAAAAAATGTTGTTCAGATAATGCCGGACGGAAAAAAGAAAGTTATGGCTGATTCTAATAATGCTATGTTTGCTCAAATAGCTAATATAATAAAGTCAATTTTTACCTATGATGAAAAAACTATAAATGAATCATTTAATAAAAGTGTTAATGGAAATATTATAGTTTATACTCCTAAAACTAATGAGCTTAAAAAAATAATAGAAAAGATAGAAGTAACTTTTGCTAATGCAGGATATATAGAAAAAATAAAAATGTATTCTTCTAATAACAGCACTACTGAATATATAATGAAAGTTTTATCTAAATCTAACAGAATAACTTCTGAGGAGACAAAATATTTTGAATAAAAGTATTCTGAATAATAGAAGAAAAATTTTTATATATATTTGGATAATTTTTCATTTATTTGCGGTTATATTATTTTTATCAAGATTTGGAAAAACGGCCAAAATAGATACTAATTTTTTGTCTATAACTCCTAAGTTTTTGGAAGATAAAGATTTTCAAAAGCCTTTGGAAGATTTCTTTTTTAAGAATTCAAGCAGTGTAAAAATATTTATAGAGAGTAAATATTTTGATAATGCTAAAAGTAATGCATTAAAATTAGATGAACATATAAAAGAGTCCTATACTAATGTGTCAGTTAATCTATATTCGAAAAATTATGATGATATTTTAAATACTATGGTGAAGTATAAATATCAGCTTCTTTCAAAAGAGATAAGAAATTATTTATTGAATGATGAGGCAGATATTGTGTCAGAAAATGCACTTGCAAATTTTTACTCTCCTTTTTTTATACCTATAGTTGATAATATTGAAGATGATCCTTTTTTGACTGTTAATTCAAAAATAAATGAGATTCTAACTTCAGAAAATAATTTGCAGTCAAGAGATTCAATACAATTTATAAATTATGATGATAAATATAATATTCTTGTAAATATTGATATGCCTAAAAATCTTGATAATGAAAAGTTTTTTGATGATATTACAGAATATTTAAAAGTATTAGAAAATGAAGGAAATATAAAAACATATATTTCAGGTGTTCCTGTACATACTTATTATAGTCAGAAAAGTGCCAAGTTTGAAATTACTATTATATCTATAGTATCATTTATTGTTATTTGTTTGATATTCGTTTTTATATTCAAGTCTTTGAAGCCTTATATAATTTCAATGTGTACTATACTGATATCAGGTTTATCTGCATTTTTATATTCATCTGTATTTTTTGATTCGATTCATATATTTACATTTGTATTTGGTACAAGCCTCATAGGTATATCAATAGACCATTCAATACATTTTATAACTGAATGGTACAATGAAGAAGATAAAAAAGAAGTATTGAAAAAAATATTTCCTAGCATGCTTTTAGGTTTTGTAACTACAATAGTGAGTTATTTATCATTGTCTTTAACATCTCTTATATTATTAAAGCAAATAGCATTATTTTCTATATTCGGACTTTTAAGCTCATTTCTTACAGTAAACATAATATATCCTTTATTGTTTAAAAATGATAAAAGCGTGATAAAGAAATCAATACTTGATAAAAGCAAGAATATATTAAATGATTATGTTAAAATAATAAGCATAAGAAATGTATTAATTATATTTGTAGCTATTATAATAATTTCTATAATATTCATACCAAAAATAAAAGTGAATTTCTCTGCTAATCAGCTTTATAATACACCGGATTTTCTATTTAATAGTGAAAAAGAAGTTTATAACAGATTAAATACATCTCTTGCAAAAAATATTATAATTTCAAGAGGAGATACTCTTTCGAAGGCGTTATCAGCAGAGGAGAGCATAGCGAATAATTTCAGCAATAATAATTATACTGCTATATCAAAAATATTATATTCAGAAGAAAGACAGAAAGATAATGTGAAGCTGGTAAATGATAAATTAATGCCTATATTAAGAAAACAGACTGAAGCTTTGAATTTAGATGAAATTTCTTATCAAAGAATAAAATCAGAATTTGAAAATACTAAAAATGAAGTTCTTGATATAAATAAAATACTTGAGAATACTAATTTCAATGATTTAAATAAAATTATAGTTACTAATAATAATAGATATTTTATTATAGCTACTAGCGATTATAATACAAACAATATAATAAAATCGGATAATAATGATGTGAAAATATTTAATATAAATGAAGAAATTAATGATGCTTTAGATGGTACTGCTAAAACTGCTGTAAAAATGGCTTTAATAGCCTATATTATAATATTTATAGCTATGATAATATTCTTTGATACAAGCAAAGCTATAGCTATAATAATTGTACAGTTAATGTCTATATTAATAAATTTGTCAGTACATTCAATATTGGGTATTAATATAAATATATTTTCTATATTTGCTTTGATACTTTCTATAGGAATATCAATAGATTATTCAATATTTTTCTCAAATAGTGCGGCAGATAAAGAGATTACGTTTTTAGCTGTATTTTTATCCATGATGACAACCGTATTATCATTTGGTACATTGGCATTTAGCAGTTTTATACCTGTAAAATCTTTCGGATTGTTCTTATTTATTGGAATTTTATCATCATTTATAATTTCTCCTGTATTGTTTAATTTTAATAAATTGATAAAAAATAATAATGATTAAATAATTTGACATTTTTGTTATAGAATTATATACTCGATTCTGAGGTGTTTTATGAGTAACGTATTATTAGATTTTGGAATTATTAATTGTTTAGCTAGGAATAAGGAAGAATTGTATAATAAATATTTTTTAAATGGTGAATATGGTTTAAAAGAAAATAATGATTATGTGAAAAAATTTTTCTTAGGTAAAATAGATAATGATTTTTTTAATTTTGAACTTGATAACCCTTATAATAATAAAATAAATAAAATGGCTTTGCATGCTGTTAATCAATTAAAGCCTATAATTGATGAAGCTAAAAAAAGATACGGAAAAAATAGAATATCCGTTATAGTGGGTACTTGTGAAAATGGAAGTGATGAAACTAAGGACTATATATTGAAAGGAAGCGTAATTGATGAGAAAAAAATATTGATTATGCAAAGCCTTAATATATGCTGTGATTTTTTGCAGAAGTATTTTGATGTTTCAGGTATTTCATTTACTATATCTACTGCATGTACTTCAAGTGCTAATGCCATAATAGCAGCCGATGAACTTATAAGAAGCGGAGTAATAGATGCAGCTATAGTAGGCGGTGCCGATGTTGTAACTGATACTGTTGTTTATGGATTTGATTCGCTTGAAGTAGTTGATTATAATAAAACTAATTCTTTTTCAAAAAATAGAAAGGGTATTAATTTAGGAGAAGGTGCTGCATTTACAGTGCTTGCTAAAGATAATTTAATTGATTCAAAAAATGTATTATATCTTAAAGGCTATAACAGCAATTCAGATTCTCATCATATGACTAGTCCGGATATAGACGGTACTACTACAAGCAAATGTATAAATGATGCTTTGAAACATGCTGATATGAATATAAATGATATAGATTATATCAATCTTCATGGTACAGGAACTTCAATAAATGATAAAATGGAAAGCACAACACTTAATATAGTTAATGCCTCTAATATATACTGCAGTTCTAGTAAAACATCATTTGGGCATACCATAGGGGCAGCTGCAGCTATGGAGCTTGGAGTTTGCTATATTACACTTTCTGATATCAATAAAGAAAAAATACTTCCTCCGCATTTATATGACGGTGAATATGATGATACATTAGCTAAAATAAATTTGGTTACAGGCAAAGTTAAATCTGAAAGACTTGAAAATTGTATGAGCGTATCATTTGGTTTCGGCGGAAGCAATACTTGTTTGATAGTTGGAAAATAATTTCGGATTAATAATTTTATGGAAAATAAGTATAAATTGAATATACCTCATAAAGGAAAAATGTTATTGATAGAAGGTATATCTGATATAAATTTTGATAATAAGGAAATACTTTCTTTTGCCAATATCAATAAAGATAATATTTTTTATGATATTTCAGAACCTGAAGGTATAGAATCTTATATATTTACAGAATATGCAGCACAGACTGCGGCAGCTTATAATGGAGCTTTATCAAATAATGAGGATAATAAAAGAATAGGTTTTATTTTAAATATAAAAAAAGTTAATTGCTATATAAATAAAATAAAATCTGATAAT encodes:
- a CDS encoding MMPL family transporter, whose protein sequence is MNKSILNNRRKIFIYIWIIFHLFAVILFLSRFGKTAKIDTNFLSITPKFLEDKDFQKPLEDFFFKNSSSVKIFIESKYFDNAKSNALKLDEHIKESYTNVSVNLYSKNYDDILNTMVKYKYQLLSKEIRNYLLNDEADIVSENALANFYSPFFIPIVDNIEDDPFLTVNSKINEILTSENNLQSRDSIQFINYDDKYNILVNIDMPKNLDNEKFFDDITEYLKVLENEGNIKTYISGVPVHTYYSQKSAKFEITIISIVSFIVICLIFVFIFKSLKPYIISMCTILISGLSAFLYSSVFFDSIHIFTFVFGTSLIGISIDHSIHFITEWYNEEDKKEVLKKIFPSMLLGFVTTIVSYLSLSLTSLILLKQIALFSIFGLLSSFLTVNIIYPLLFKNDKSVIKKSILDKSKNILNDYVKIISIRNVLIIFVAIIIISIIFIPKIKVNFSANQLYNTPDFLFNSEKEVYNRLNTSLAKNIIISRGDTLSKALSAEESIANNFSNNNYTAISKILYSEERQKDNVKLVNDKLMPILRKQTEALNLDEISYQRIKSEFENTKNEVLDINKILENTNFNDLNKIIVTNNNRYFIIATSDYNTNNIIKSDNNDVKIFNINEEINDALDGTAKTAVKMALIAYIIIFIAMIIFFDTSKAIAIIIVQLMSILINLSVHSILGININIFSIFALILSIGISIDYSIFFSNSAADKEITFLAVFLSMMTTVLSFGTLAFSSFIPVKSFGLFLFIGILSSFIISPVLFNFNKLIKNNND
- a CDS encoding beta-ketoacyl synthase N-terminal-like domain-containing protein codes for the protein MSNVLLDFGIINCLARNKEELYNKYFLNGEYGLKENNDYVKKFFLGKIDNDFFNFELDNPYNNKINKMALHAVNQLKPIIDEAKKRYGKNRISVIVGTCENGSDETKDYILKGSVIDEKKILIMQSLNICCDFLQKYFDVSGISFTISTACTSSANAIIAADELIRSGVIDAAIVGGADVVTDTVVYGFDSLEVVDYNKTNSFSKNRKGINLGEGAAFTVLAKDNLIDSKNVLYLKGYNSNSDSHHMTSPDIDGTTTSKCINDALKHADMNINDIDYINLHGTGTSINDKMESTTLNIVNASNIYCSSSKTSFGHTIGAAAAMELGVCYITLSDINKEKILPPHLYDGEYDDTLAKINLVTGKVKSERLENCMSVSFGFGGSNTCLIVGK
- a CDS encoding hotdog family protein produces the protein MENKYKLNIPHKGKMLLIEGISDINFDNKEILSFANINKDNIFYDISEPEGIESYIFTEYAAQTAAAYNGALSNNEDNKRIGFILNIKKVNCYINKIKSDNRVYIFVKETFNDKKIAYYDGEAIFYNDDINTLDEYKKIVNDDNKIMDCSIMVMESSADVFN